In Streptomyces sp. NBC_00091, the following proteins share a genomic window:
- a CDS encoding xanthine dehydrogenase family protein molybdopterin-binding subunit, protein MTTVPREQTAASPQAPQGGVLGRPLDSREDPGLLRGEATYVADIDLPGMAHMAILGSPVAHARILSIETKAAEQLPGVLKVATAADFPDVMPLPCIWIPGGVESHFPPHPYGLPGARPVLTGDTVRHVGDPIAAVVAETPRQAAAALAAISVEYEPLPVVTRADAALAEGAPQLHEAVPGNLNAYWTCGDQERTDAALAEAEVTVELDLVNQRTINSPIEPRGAVGVHDPSTGEYTLHASTQGPHNHRFLLAALVLGIPFNKLRVVAPTVGGSFGTKGYLYSDMALVLLLSKALGRPVKWVDTRTGLMNSTVQGRDHRQHVTLAGTRDGRITALRCTSYANLGAYPSTIGPGVATALMGRSISGMYDIPAAFCEVYAAFTNTVPLGAQRGSGRAEAAFLMERLVDRYATEIGMDPAAVRRKNLVPKEKFPYDNGLGWTYDSGDYERNFDRAVELSGYAGMAARKAEARARGKRLGVGIATYVAVCGVGPSTRMSKEGMLGGTWESANIRVHPTGEVTVTVGSASTGQSHGTVFAQVAADELGIDPEQVQVYEGDTLKAPYGQGTYGSRSYSMAAPAIALTARKIKSKLVKAGAVFLGVPEDKVVYQGGGVHEEGNPQNAKTFAELAMAMWYGWGLPPEIEPALDETTHFDPPDFNYPFGTHIAVVEVDELTGETEVVDYTAVDDAGNVGNPKIVRGQIEGSIVHGLGQALMEAAEYDENGILLSRDLGHYALPRAADAPFFTLDRTVTPSPHNPLGAKGAGEIATVPPAAAVVNAVVDALSDLGVRHIDMPLTPEKVWRRLRGETP, encoded by the coding sequence ACTGAAGGTGGCCACGGCCGCCGATTTCCCCGACGTGATGCCGCTGCCCTGCATCTGGATACCCGGCGGGGTCGAGAGCCACTTCCCGCCCCACCCCTACGGACTTCCCGGCGCCCGCCCGGTGCTCACGGGCGACACCGTCCGCCACGTCGGCGACCCGATCGCCGCCGTCGTCGCCGAGACCCCGCGCCAGGCCGCCGCCGCGCTCGCCGCCATCTCCGTCGAGTACGAGCCGCTGCCCGTGGTCACCCGGGCCGACGCGGCCCTCGCCGAGGGCGCGCCGCAGCTGCACGAGGCCGTCCCCGGCAACCTGAACGCGTACTGGACCTGCGGCGACCAGGAGCGCACCGACGCCGCCCTCGCCGAGGCCGAGGTCACCGTCGAGCTGGACCTGGTGAACCAGCGCACCATCAACAGCCCCATCGAGCCGCGCGGGGCCGTCGGCGTCCACGACCCGTCCACCGGGGAGTACACCCTCCACGCCTCCACCCAGGGCCCGCACAACCACCGCTTCCTGCTGGCCGCGCTGGTCCTCGGCATCCCCTTCAACAAGCTCCGCGTGGTCGCCCCGACCGTCGGCGGCAGCTTCGGCACCAAGGGCTACCTGTACTCCGACATGGCGCTGGTCCTGCTGCTGTCCAAGGCGCTCGGCCGGCCCGTGAAATGGGTGGACACCCGCACCGGGCTGATGAACTCCACCGTCCAGGGCCGCGACCACCGCCAGCACGTCACCCTCGCCGGCACCCGCGACGGCCGCATCACCGCCTTGCGCTGCACCAGTTACGCCAACCTCGGCGCCTACCCCTCCACCATCGGCCCCGGAGTCGCCACCGCCCTGATGGGACGCTCCATCAGCGGCATGTACGACATCCCCGCCGCCTTCTGCGAGGTGTACGCCGCCTTCACCAACACCGTCCCGCTCGGCGCCCAGCGCGGCAGCGGGCGCGCCGAGGCCGCCTTCCTGATGGAACGGCTCGTCGACCGGTACGCCACGGAGATCGGCATGGACCCGGCGGCGGTGCGGCGCAAGAACCTGGTGCCGAAGGAGAAGTTCCCGTACGACAACGGCCTCGGCTGGACCTACGACTCCGGGGACTACGAGCGGAACTTCGACCGGGCCGTCGAGCTGTCCGGCTACGCCGGCATGGCCGCCCGCAAGGCCGAGGCCCGCGCCCGCGGCAAGCGCCTCGGCGTCGGCATCGCCACCTACGTGGCCGTCTGCGGGGTCGGACCCTCCACCCGGATGTCCAAGGAGGGCATGCTCGGCGGTACCTGGGAGAGCGCCAACATCCGCGTCCACCCGACCGGCGAGGTCACGGTCACCGTCGGCTCGGCCTCCACCGGCCAGAGCCACGGCACCGTCTTCGCGCAGGTCGCCGCCGACGAGCTGGGCATCGACCCGGAGCAGGTCCAGGTGTACGAGGGCGACACCCTCAAGGCCCCGTACGGGCAGGGCACCTACGGCTCCCGCTCGTACAGCATGGCCGCGCCCGCCATCGCGCTCACCGCCCGCAAGATCAAGAGCAAGCTGGTCAAGGCCGGGGCGGTCTTCCTGGGCGTCCCCGAGGACAAGGTCGTCTACCAGGGCGGCGGGGTGCACGAGGAGGGCAACCCGCAGAACGCCAAGACCTTCGCCGAGCTGGCCATGGCCATGTGGTACGGCTGGGGGCTGCCCCCCGAGATCGAGCCGGCCCTGGACGAGACCACCCACTTCGACCCGCCGGACTTCAACTACCCCTTCGGCACGCACATCGCGGTCGTCGAGGTCGACGAACTCACCGGCGAGACCGAGGTGGTGGACTACACCGCCGTGGACGACGCCGGCAACGTCGGCAACCCGAAGATCGTCCGCGGCCAGATCGAGGGCAGCATCGTCCACGGCCTGGGCCAGGCCCTGATGGAGGCCGCCGAGTACGACGAGAACGGCATCCTCCTCAGCCGCGACCTGGGCCACTACGCCCTGCCCCGCGCCGCCGACGCGCCCTTCTTCACCCTCGACAGGACCGTCACCCCCTCCCCGCACAACCCGCTGGGCGCCAAGGGCGCCGGGGAGATCGCCACCGTGCCGCCCGCCGCCGCTGTCGTCAACGCCGTCGTGGACGCCCTGTCCGACCTGGGCGTCCGGCACATCGACATGCCGCTCACCCCCGAGAAGGTCTGGCGCCGCCTGAGAGGGGAAACCCCGTGA
- a CDS encoding xanthine dehydrogenase family protein subunit M codes for MILAEFDYARPAGLEEALGLLATAPGARVLAGGQSLLPGLRTGAERARLLVDVRHLEELRGIARSAGTLRIGALTTLAELAAHPLVLAEAPELAAAARANGDPQVRNLGTAGGNLAAAGPATDLPVAALVAEALVELAGPGGRSTVTAEEFTASGVPAGSVVTALLVPAAGPAAAFEKTADRATRYPLCAVAVRITADGPRIAVTGATPGPLRLRGVEDRLRGGPYPTDAVLAAFRAEPRELFVPGRGTSAEYLGHLAGVLTARALARAALTTP; via the coding sequence GTGATCCTCGCCGAGTTCGACTACGCCCGGCCCGCCGGCCTGGAGGAGGCCCTCGGCCTGCTCGCCACCGCCCCCGGAGCCCGGGTGCTGGCCGGCGGCCAGAGCCTGCTGCCCGGCCTGCGCACCGGCGCGGAGCGGGCCCGCCTGCTGGTCGACGTACGCCACCTGGAGGAGCTGCGGGGGATCGCCCGCAGCGCCGGGACCCTGCGGATCGGGGCCCTGACCACCCTCGCCGAACTCGCCGCGCACCCGCTGGTGCTCGCCGAGGCCCCGGAGCTGGCCGCCGCGGCCCGCGCCAACGGCGACCCCCAGGTCCGCAACCTCGGCACCGCCGGGGGGAACCTGGCCGCCGCCGGGCCGGCCACCGACCTGCCCGTGGCCGCCCTCGTCGCAGAAGCCCTGGTGGAACTCGCCGGACCCGGCGGGCGCTCCACGGTCACCGCCGAGGAGTTCACCGCCTCCGGGGTGCCCGCCGGATCGGTGGTCACCGCCCTGCTGGTGCCCGCCGCCGGCCCGGCCGCCGCCTTCGAGAAGACCGCCGACCGGGCCACCCGCTACCCGCTGTGCGCCGTCGCCGTACGGATCACCGCCGACGGGCCGCGGATCGCGGTCACCGGAGCCACCCCCGGCCCCCTGCGCCTGCGCGGGGTCGAGGACCGGCTGCGCGGGGGCCCGTACCCGACCGACGCCGTACTCGCGGCCTTCCGCGCCGAGCCCCGGGAGCTCTTCGTCCCCGGGCGCGGCACCTCGGCCGAATACCTCGGCCATCTCGCGGGCGTGCTCACCGCCCGCGCGCTGGCCAGGGCGGCCCTGACCACCCCCTGA
- a CDS encoding MFS transporter — protein sequence MAEPTETTTTGDTVHPAARAAGTPRPSGFWVVGAVLVLLMLSSSVPSALYVLYQEEWGLSSGMVTVVFALYAVTVLAGLLLFGSLSDTLGRRPVLGAALVLAIVSMGLFAGAQGLGLLLAARAVQGLAVGLATGAMGAALLELSPRSRPALGAQVNSAGPTVGIGLGGLGAGLLVQYAPAPTVLSYLLLAGAFALALAGVARMGESAPVAGGRLRVVPHRIRVPAAARRRFAVLVLTIVAVWTVGGFYLSLGPHLALSLLNSTNYLVGGATVALLAGAATAAQLLLGRTEALRTAVLGLFGLLAGLALVLLSLGIGSAPLFLAATAVLGGGWGAAFLGSFRALSSLAEPAHRGELTAAVYVFAYLAMSVPAVLAGLLTNIHGLQRTSVGFMAAVAGVCALALLTTLRLAARTRAEGSSV from the coding sequence GTGGCCGAACCGACCGAGACGACGACCACGGGAGACACCGTGCACCCAGCCGCCCGCGCGGCAGGCACGCCGAGACCGTCCGGCTTCTGGGTGGTGGGAGCGGTCCTCGTCCTGCTGATGCTCTCCTCCTCCGTGCCCTCGGCGCTGTACGTGCTCTACCAGGAGGAATGGGGGCTGTCCTCCGGCATGGTCACGGTGGTCTTCGCCCTGTACGCCGTCACCGTGCTCGCCGGGCTCCTGCTGTTCGGGTCCCTCTCGGACACCCTGGGGCGCCGGCCCGTGCTCGGCGCCGCACTGGTCCTGGCGATCGTCTCCATGGGCCTGTTCGCCGGGGCCCAGGGGCTCGGCCTGCTGCTCGCCGCCCGCGCCGTGCAGGGGCTGGCGGTGGGCCTGGCCACCGGGGCGATGGGCGCCGCCCTGCTGGAACTCAGCCCGCGCTCGCGGCCCGCGCTCGGCGCCCAGGTCAACAGCGCGGGCCCGACCGTGGGCATCGGCCTGGGAGGGCTCGGGGCGGGACTGCTCGTGCAGTACGCGCCCGCGCCGACCGTGCTGAGCTACCTGCTGCTGGCCGGGGCCTTCGCCCTCGCGCTGGCCGGGGTGGCCCGGATGGGGGAGAGCGCTCCGGTGGCGGGCGGCCGGCTGCGCGTGGTCCCGCACCGGATCCGGGTGCCGGCCGCCGCCCGGCGGCGGTTCGCCGTGCTCGTGCTGACCATCGTGGCCGTCTGGACCGTCGGCGGCTTCTACCTCTCGCTCGGCCCGCACCTGGCCCTGTCCCTGCTCAACAGCACCAACTACCTGGTGGGCGGGGCCACCGTGGCGCTGCTCGCGGGCGCCGCCACCGCCGCCCAGCTGCTCCTCGGCCGCACCGAGGCCCTGCGCACCGCCGTCCTGGGCCTGTTCGGGCTGCTCGCCGGGCTCGCCCTGGTGCTGCTCTCCCTGGGCATCGGCTCGGCGCCCCTGTTCCTCGCCGCCACCGCCGTGCTCGGCGGCGGCTGGGGGGCCGCCTTCCTCGGCTCCTTCCGCGCCCTCAGCTCGCTCGCCGAGCCGGCGCACCGCGGCGAACTCACCGCCGCCGTATACGTCTTCGCGTACCTCGCCATGAGCGTCCCGGCGGTCCTCGCCGGACTCCTGACCAACATCCACGGGCTGCAGCGCACCTCGGTCGGCTTCATGGCCGCCGTCGCCGGGGTGTGCGCGCTGGCCCTGCTGACGACCCTGCGGCTGGCCGCGCGCACCAGGGCCGAGGGGAGCAGCGTGTGA
- a CDS encoding ATP-binding protein produces MNTEELREALHGLEIFAGITEDQLDWLVSVSDPRVLADGEVLFRDGEEATGFHVLLSGGLVVTKVVDGREEVLTRHSTEEEGAAAEDHDGKPPAAHRFTGELPLLTDGSYVATAAASGPATTVVAYPKPVFFEMLTRCHGVAAVLIPVLAWRIKSSEVQARKRATVEALGTLAAGLAHELNNPAAAVARAAQELAPALERLTATAHAWGAAATGAERAVLDRCAEELDKLPPPETTDPLAQADAEEEIADWAEGAGAERPGLLGSGAADLGLELRWLLERLEGIGEDSLPAALDHLAALLEARSLAAELRAAGPRISQLVAATRDYANLDRAPEQRFAVPDGLENTLVVLRSKLPGITIVREYEPGLPELTGYPSELNQVWTNLVDNAAEAMEGAGTLTLRVRAEGVCLVVEIADTGRGIPADSLPRIFEPFYTTKDVGKGTGLGLHLSYRIVTQRHRGSITARSRPGETRMIVRLPLTGAAACAEPAAEPTAAH; encoded by the coding sequence GTGAACACCGAGGAGCTGCGGGAGGCCCTCCACGGGCTGGAGATCTTCGCCGGGATCACCGAGGACCAGCTGGACTGGCTGGTCTCCGTCTCCGATCCGCGCGTCCTGGCCGACGGGGAGGTCCTCTTCCGCGACGGTGAGGAGGCCACCGGCTTCCACGTCCTGCTCTCCGGGGGACTCGTCGTCACCAAGGTCGTCGACGGCCGGGAGGAGGTCCTCACCCGGCATTCCACCGAGGAGGAGGGCGCGGCGGCCGAGGACCACGACGGCAAGCCCCCGGCCGCCCACCGCTTCACCGGGGAGCTGCCCCTGCTGACGGACGGCTCCTACGTGGCCACCGCGGCCGCGAGCGGGCCGGCGACCACCGTCGTCGCCTACCCGAAGCCGGTGTTCTTCGAGATGCTGACCCGCTGCCACGGGGTGGCCGCCGTACTGATCCCCGTGCTGGCCTGGCGGATCAAGTCCTCCGAGGTCCAGGCCCGCAAACGGGCCACCGTCGAGGCCCTCGGCACCCTGGCCGCCGGCCTGGCGCACGAGCTGAACAACCCGGCCGCGGCCGTCGCCCGCGCCGCGCAGGAGCTGGCGCCCGCCCTGGAGCGGCTGACCGCCACCGCCCACGCGTGGGGCGCCGCCGCCACCGGCGCGGAGCGGGCCGTACTGGACCGCTGCGCCGAGGAGCTGGACAAGCTCCCGCCGCCCGAGACCACCGACCCGCTCGCCCAGGCGGACGCCGAGGAGGAGATCGCCGACTGGGCCGAGGGCGCGGGCGCGGAGCGGCCCGGGCTGCTCGGCTCCGGGGCGGCCGACCTCGGACTGGAACTGCGCTGGCTGCTGGAGCGGCTGGAGGGGATCGGCGAGGACTCCCTGCCCGCCGCCCTGGACCACCTGGCGGCGCTGCTGGAGGCCCGCTCGCTGGCCGCCGAGCTGCGGGCCGCCGGGCCCAGGATCTCCCAGCTGGTCGCGGCCACCCGGGACTACGCCAACCTCGACCGGGCCCCCGAGCAGCGGTTCGCCGTGCCCGACGGGCTGGAGAACACCCTGGTCGTGCTGCGCTCCAAGCTCCCCGGCATCACCATCGTGCGGGAGTACGAGCCGGGGCTGCCCGAACTGACCGGCTATCCGAGCGAGTTGAACCAGGTGTGGACCAACCTGGTCGACAACGCGGCCGAGGCCATGGAGGGCGCCGGCACCCTCACCCTGCGGGTGCGGGCCGAGGGCGTCTGCCTGGTCGTGGAGATCGCCGACACCGGACGCGGGATCCCCGCGGACTCCCTGCCGCGGATCTTCGAGCCCTTCTACACCACCAAGGACGTCGGCAAGGGAACCGGCCTCGGACTGCACCTCAGCTACCGCATCGTGACCCAGCGCCACCGCGGGTCGATCACGGCCCGGTCCCGCCCGGGAGAGACCCGGATGATCGTGCGGCTGCCGCTCACCGGGGCCGCCGCCTGCGCCGAACCAGCGGCCGAACCAACCGCCGCTCACTGA
- a CDS encoding nuclear transport factor 2 family protein has product MAKYDIATLHPVFVRQMEALAALDIEAVMKNYTEDAVLLRFEGVSVGIDAVRETFTGYLTVKPTLVELQEYIETEDTIFYRAIMNLNGEPEHAFGTLVVRDGRIWRQTAGFGS; this is encoded by the coding sequence ATGGCCAAGTACGACATCGCCACGCTGCACCCGGTCTTCGTCCGCCAGATGGAGGCGCTGGCCGCCCTGGACATCGAGGCGGTGATGAAGAACTACACCGAGGACGCCGTGCTGTTGCGCTTCGAGGGCGTGTCGGTGGGCATCGACGCCGTTCGCGAGACCTTCACCGGATATCTCACCGTGAAGCCCACGCTGGTCGAACTCCAGGAGTACATCGAGACGGAGGACACCATCTTCTACCGGGCGATCATGAACCTGAACGGCGAGCCGGAGCACGCGTTCGGGACACTCGTCGTCCGCGATGGCCGGATCTGGCGCCAGACGGCCGGCTTCGGCAGCTGA
- a CDS encoding TMEM175 family protein, with translation MEQETNRVEAFSDGVFAIVITILVLELKVPEEQGSALWHGLWEQWPHYAAYIVSFLIIGVMWVNHHTIFSHLKRVDRPLLFLNLLVLMVVSVIPYTTNVLAEHLTDGESANVAAILYSAWTVVYALAFLAFWWYVTRVGHLFHETVDKEGARATRLRFGLGAVAYPLTVVLSFFSAPLTLVAHFLIAIYYAANQIPIPLVVEEERLESASDLRK, from the coding sequence ATGGAGCAGGAAACCAACCGGGTGGAGGCGTTCAGCGACGGCGTATTCGCCATCGTGATCACCATTCTGGTGCTGGAATTGAAGGTTCCGGAAGAGCAGGGGTCGGCGTTGTGGCACGGACTCTGGGAACAGTGGCCGCACTACGCCGCCTATATCGTGAGTTTCCTCATCATCGGCGTGATGTGGGTGAACCACCACACGATCTTCAGTCACCTCAAGCGGGTCGACCGGCCGCTGTTGTTCCTGAATCTCCTGGTGCTGATGGTGGTATCGGTGATTCCCTACACCACCAACGTGCTCGCCGAGCACCTCACCGACGGGGAATCGGCCAACGTGGCCGCCATCCTCTACAGCGCGTGGACCGTCGTGTACGCTCTCGCCTTCCTGGCCTTCTGGTGGTACGTCACCCGGGTCGGACACCTCTTCCACGAAACGGTGGACAAAGAAGGGGCCCGGGCCACCCGCCTCCGATTCGGCCTCGGCGCGGTCGCCTACCCCTTGACCGTGGTTCTGTCCTTCTTCTCGGCACCTCTCACTCTCGTCGCACACTTCCTGATCGCCATCTACTATGCGGCGAACCAAATCCCGATCCCGCTCGTGGTAGAGGAAGAGCGGCTCGAATCTGCCAGCGACCTCAGGAAGTAG
- a CDS encoding transposase has product MARVVLPEDSTRDISELIEVLISLFFESLPRRDQRNWARVYLNGLVRTTGKKTIRNIAGTGASSVEQSLQQFISKSPWDWTPVRRSLAQHLERTAQRPLAWVVQPMVIEKAGDRSVGVGRQFVPQLGRTANCQQAGGIWLASSEASFPVEWTLTLPGPWTSELLRRRRAGIPDTARSLTPAQDAVHAVQRMAATWQLQRRPVVMEVSNSDLPQTIEAFALQDIPFVLKVDGSLPVSFGGTGRHKPGPYTAPARELIDSLRSQRRVVEWTRHGRTEGAVTLLTSAAILATPGEDRPAPAPPTPLLLVGAWTETSLLPSEFWITNIGDRPLAQLFLLAKLTDRVSLDFTETCEPVGIRDFEGRSFRGWHHHATLASVAHAARLLGTGGRTPDPVPRSAPARYPGPGAARPPAAVLPPRPLIPGQSARRAFTR; this is encoded by the coding sequence ATGGCTCGCGTAGTGCTGCCGGAGGATTCCACCAGGGATATCTCCGAATTGATCGAGGTACTGATCTCGCTTTTCTTCGAGTCCTTACCTCGGCGGGACCAGCGAAACTGGGCCCGCGTTTATCTGAACGGGCTCGTCCGCACCACCGGTAAGAAAACAATCCGAAACATCGCCGGAACAGGGGCCAGTTCCGTCGAACAGAGCCTCCAGCAGTTCATCAGTAAATCCCCGTGGGACTGGACCCCCGTACGCCGGTCCCTCGCCCAGCACCTGGAACGCACCGCGCAGCGCCCGCTGGCCTGGGTGGTTCAGCCCATGGTCATAGAGAAGGCCGGCGACCGCTCCGTGGGCGTCGGCCGGCAGTTCGTACCCCAGCTCGGCCGCACCGCCAACTGCCAGCAGGCCGGCGGGATCTGGCTCGCCTCCAGCGAGGCCAGCTTTCCGGTCGAATGGACCCTCACCCTCCCCGGCCCCTGGACCAGCGAACTGCTGCGCCGCCGCCGGGCCGGGATCCCCGACACCGCACGCTCCCTGACCCCCGCACAGGACGCCGTGCACGCCGTACAGCGCATGGCCGCGACCTGGCAGCTCCAGCGCCGCCCGGTCGTGATGGAGGTCTCCAACAGCGACCTCCCGCAGACCATCGAGGCCTTCGCCCTCCAGGACATCCCCTTCGTCCTCAAGGTCGACGGCTCCCTGCCCGTCTCCTTCGGCGGCACCGGCCGCCACAAACCGGGGCCGTACACCGCGCCCGCCCGCGAGCTGATCGACTCGCTGCGCTCCCAGCGCCGGGTCGTCGAATGGACCCGGCACGGCCGCACCGAGGGAGCGGTGACCCTGCTCACCTCGGCCGCCATCCTCGCCACCCCCGGCGAGGACCGCCCCGCGCCCGCCCCGCCCACCCCGCTGCTCCTGGTCGGCGCCTGGACCGAAACCTCCCTGCTGCCCTCCGAGTTCTGGATCACCAACATCGGCGACCGGCCGCTCGCCCAGCTCTTCCTGCTGGCCAAACTCACCGACCGGGTCTCGCTGGACTTCACCGAGACCTGCGAACCGGTCGGCATCCGTGACTTCGAGGGCCGCTCCTTCCGCGGCTGGCACCACCACGCCACCCTCGCCAGCGTGGCCCACGCGGCCCGCCTCCTCGGTACCGGCGGGCGGACCCCCGACCCGGTGCCCCGCAGCGCCCCCGCCCGTTACCCGGGCCCCGGCGCCGCCCGGCCGCCGGCGGCCGTACTGCCGCCCCGGCCGCTGATCCCCGGGCAGTCCGCCCGCCGCGCCTTCACCCGCTGA
- a CDS encoding XdhC/CoxI family protein, with the protein MLDIAGALRAWCAERREFALATVVAVSGSAPRGPGASLAVDAGGTALGSLSGGCVESAVHELCLEAIASGVGGVHRFGYSDDDAFAVGLTCGGILDVLVTPVRGQDPVRPVLGSVLDAAAGGARAALARVVSGPPGQLGRALAVHADGSWEGGLSGGAALDRAAAERVRALLLAGRTGTAELGTAGGLCGEPLTLLVESAAEPPRLIVYGAIDFASALARVGAFLGHRVTVCDARPVFATPARFPGADEVLVDWPHRHLAAEAGAGRLDTRTAVCVLTHDAKFDVPVLALALRLPLAYIGAMGSRRTHAERTARLRAEGVTEAELARLRSPIGLDLGGRTPEETALSIAAEFTAARHAAPATPLTGGRSPIHRRGPAAASRPGPSRGR; encoded by the coding sequence ATGCTCGACATCGCCGGGGCCCTGCGGGCCTGGTGCGCCGAGCGCCGCGAGTTCGCCCTTGCCACCGTCGTCGCCGTCAGCGGCAGCGCGCCCCGCGGACCCGGGGCCTCGCTCGCCGTCGACGCCGGGGGCACCGCGCTCGGCTCCCTCTCCGGTGGCTGCGTGGAATCCGCCGTGCACGAGCTGTGCCTGGAGGCCATCGCCTCCGGGGTGGGCGGCGTACACCGCTTCGGCTACAGCGACGACGACGCCTTCGCGGTGGGGCTGACCTGCGGCGGGATCCTGGACGTGCTGGTCACCCCGGTGCGCGGCCAGGACCCCGTACGGCCCGTGCTCGGCTCGGTGCTCGACGCCGCCGCCGGCGGGGCGCGGGCCGCGCTGGCCCGGGTGGTCTCCGGCCCGCCCGGCCAGCTCGGCCGCGCCCTGGCCGTGCACGCCGACGGCTCCTGGGAGGGCGGCCTCAGCGGTGGGGCCGCCCTGGACCGGGCCGCCGCCGAGCGGGTCCGGGCCCTGCTGCTGGCCGGTCGGACCGGCACCGCCGAGCTGGGCACCGCCGGCGGGCTCTGCGGGGAGCCGCTGACCCTGCTGGTGGAGTCCGCCGCCGAACCGCCCCGGCTCATCGTCTACGGAGCGATCGACTTCGCCTCCGCCCTGGCCCGGGTGGGGGCCTTCCTCGGGCACCGGGTCACCGTCTGCGACGCCCGGCCCGTCTTCGCGACCCCCGCCCGCTTCCCCGGCGCCGACGAGGTGCTCGTGGACTGGCCGCACCGGCACCTGGCCGCGGAGGCCGGCGCCGGGCGCCTGGACACCCGTACCGCCGTGTGCGTCCTGACCCACGACGCCAAGTTCGACGTACCGGTCCTCGCGCTGGCACTGCGGCTGCCGCTGGCCTACATCGGGGCCATGGGATCGCGCCGTACCCACGCGGAGCGGACGGCCCGGCTGCGCGCCGAGGGGGTGACCGAGGCCGAGCTGGCCCGGCTCAGATCGCCGATCGGCCTGGACCTGGGCGGCCGCACCCCGGAGGAGACGGCCCTGTCGATCGCCGCCGAGTTCACCGCCGCCCGGCACGCGGCCCCGGCGACCCCGCTGACCGGCGGCCGGTCACCGATCCACCGCCGCGGCCCGGCCGCCGCTAGCCGGCCTGGGCCTTCACGTGGTCGATGA
- a CDS encoding GuaB1 family IMP dehydrogenase-related protein has product MDWDVQHVRFLNDLKPPYDLTYDDVFMVPSRSAVGSRQSVDLSSPDGTGTTIPLVVANMTAIAGRRMAETVARRGGIVVIPQDIPIEVVTDVISWVKTRHLVLDTPITLAPTQTVADALSLLPKRAHGAGVVVDADNRPVGVVTDHDLTGVDRFTQLSEVMSKELLLIDADMDPRDAFNQLDAGHRKLAPAVDKDGRLVGILTRKGALRATLYTPATDANGKLRIAAAVGINGDFVGKAKQLLDAGVDTLVIDTAHGHQESMISAIKAVRALDPQVPIVAGNIVAAEGVKDLIDAGADIIKVGVGPGAMCTTRMMTGVGRPQFSAVLECAAEAKKYGKHVWADGGVRHPRDVAMALAAGASNVMIGSWFAGTYESPGDLQQSAEGRLYKESFGMASARAVQNRTSEESAYDRARKGLFEEGISTSRMFLDPSRPGVEDLIDSIIAGVRSSCTYAGAGSLAEFEEKAVVGIQSAAGYAEGKPLHASWS; this is encoded by the coding sequence ATCGACTGGGATGTTCAGCACGTGCGTTTCCTCAATGACCTGAAGCCGCCGTACGACCTGACGTACGACGATGTGTTCATGGTGCCGAGCCGCTCCGCGGTCGGCTCCCGTCAGAGCGTGGACCTCTCTTCGCCCGACGGCACCGGCACCACCATTCCCCTCGTCGTGGCGAACATGACCGCCATCGCGGGCCGCCGGATGGCCGAGACCGTCGCCCGCCGCGGTGGGATCGTCGTCATCCCCCAGGACATTCCGATCGAGGTCGTCACCGACGTCATCTCCTGGGTCAAGACCCGCCACCTCGTGCTCGACACCCCGATCACGCTGGCGCCCACCCAGACCGTCGCCGACGCGCTGTCGCTGCTGCCCAAGCGCGCCCACGGTGCCGGCGTGGTCGTCGACGCGGACAACCGCCCGGTCGGCGTCGTCACGGACCACGACCTCACCGGCGTGGACCGCTTCACCCAGCTCTCCGAGGTCATGTCGAAGGAGCTCCTGCTCATCGACGCCGACATGGACCCCCGCGACGCCTTCAACCAGCTCGACGCGGGCCACCGCAAGCTGGCCCCGGCCGTCGACAAGGACGGCCGGCTCGTCGGCATCCTGACCCGCAAGGGCGCCCTGCGCGCGACCCTGTACACGCCGGCCACCGACGCGAACGGCAAGCTGCGCATCGCGGCCGCCGTCGGCATCAACGGCGACTTCGTGGGCAAGGCCAAGCAGCTGCTCGACGCCGGCGTGGACACGCTCGTCATCGACACGGCCCACGGCCACCAGGAGTCGATGATCAGCGCGATCAAGGCCGTGCGCGCCCTGGACCCGCAGGTCCCGATCGTCGCCGGCAACATCGTCGCCGCCGAGGGCGTCAAGGACCTCATCGACGCCGGCGCCGACATCATCAAGGTCGGTGTGGGCCCCGGCGCCATGTGCACCACCCGCATGATGACCGGCGTGGGCCGCCCGCAGTTCTCCGCGGTCCTGGAGTGCGCGGCCGAGGCCAAGAAGTACGGCAAGCACGTCTGGGCCGACGGCGGCGTCCGCCACCCGCGTGACGTGGCGATGGCGCTGGCCGCCGGCGCCTCCAACGTCATGATCGGCTCCTGGTTCGCCGGTACGTACGAGTCCCCGGGCGACCTCCAGCAGTCGGCCGAGGGCCGGCTGTACAAGGAGTCCTTCGGCATGGCCTCGGCGCGTGCCGTGCAGAACCGCACCTCGGAGGAGTCGGCCTACGACCGCGCCCGCAAGGGCCTCTTCGAGGAGGGCATCTCCACCTCGCGGATGTTCCTCGACCCGTCCCGCCCGGGCGTCGAGGACCTGATCGACTCGATCATCGCGGGCGTCCGCTCCTCCTGCACCTACGCCGGAGCCGGCTCGCTGGCCGAGTTCGAGGAGAAGGCCGTGGTCGGCATCCAGTCCGCCGCCGGCTACGCCGAGGGCAAGCCGCTGCACGCCAGCTGGAGCTAG